One genomic window of Lynx canadensis isolate LIC74 chromosome F2, mLynCan4.pri.v2, whole genome shotgun sequence includes the following:
- the LOC115506034 gene encoding LOW QUALITY PROTEIN: ferritin light chain-like (The sequence of the model RefSeq protein was modified relative to this genomic sequence to represent the inferred CDS: inserted 3 bases in 2 codons) has protein sequence MWMEQTQKRPFYQPGPPSNFSPSCYLQSHLLGYALSPGHPTSYLELSSLLPSTPSFQICQNCSTKGKGAVNPLVNKHLHASYTYLSXGFYFYHHRAALECVGPFSWXPEEKHKHTGSLWKMLVQDSLHALFQDVQKPSQDEWRNTLDTMETSLVLENNPNQALLVLHGLGSAPADPHLYDFLSNRVLEEQVKLIKKMDNPLTNFCKLAGPQPGLGERLL, from the exons ATGTGGATGGAACAGACCCAGAAACGCCCCTTCTACCAGCCTGGACCACCCTCCAACTTTTCTCCCAGTTGCTACCTTCAGAGCCATCTTCTTGGCTACGCTCTGTCTCCGGGACATCCAACATCCTATCTTGAGCTTAGCTCCTTATTACCATCAACCCCAAGCTTTCAGATTTGTCAGAATTGTTCCACCAAGGGGAAGGGTGCCGTCAACCCTCTGGTTAACAAGCACCTGCACGCCTCTTACACCTACCTGT CAGGCTTCTATTTCTACCACCACAGGGCAGCTCTGGAGTGTGTGGGCCCCTTCTCTTG CCCTGAGGAGAAGCACAAGCACACTGGAAGTCTCTGGAAGATGCTAGTCCAGGATAGCCTCCACGCCCTCTTCCAGGACGTGCAGAAGCCGTCCCAAGATGAGTGGCGTAACACCCTGGACACCATGGAAACTTCCCTGGTTCTGGAGAATAACCCAAACCAGGCTCTTTTGGTTCTGCATGGCTTGGGTTCTGCCCCCGCAGACCCCCATCTCTATGACTTCCTGTCGAACCGCGTCCTAGAGGAGCAGGTGAAACTCATCAAGAAGATGGACAATCCCCTGACTAACTTCTGCAAGCTGGCTGGCCCCCAGCCTGGGCTGGGCGAGCGGCTCCTTTAA